Genomic DNA from Deltaproteobacteria bacterium PRO3:
CAGCGGAGGCCTGGCCCCCGGGACTATTTCACTCCGCAAAGTCTGACGACTTTGCTGCGCGCCCGAAGCAAGTTCGGGCTTGCTGGGGGAACAGGCCGTGTCTCCGCGGGGACATGTCGCCCCCGGCTAGGGGCGGACGCGGCAAGATATAACCGGACAGGCTTTGCAAGTTACCGCAAAAATAAAGTCGTAAGAGAACTAATTACTCTGGAGCGGATTACATCGGGTCGAATAGACCTGTGGACAGATACCGTTCTCCCGTGCTGGGCAAGATCGTCACGATGCGCTTCCCCTTGCCCAGCTGCTCCGCGAGGGCGATGGAGGCGTGGATCGCCGCGCCCGAGCTGATGCCGACGAAGATCCCCTCTTTTTCCGCCAGGGCGCGGCTGACCTTCTTGGCCTCCTCGTAGGAGACCTGGATCACCTCGTCGATCACGTCGCGGTTCAGGATTTCGGGGACGAAGCCGGCGCCGATGCCCTGGATCTTGTGCGGGCCGGGCTTGCCGCCGGAGAGGACCGGGGACTCGGTGGGCTCGATCGCGACGATGCGGACTTTGGGATTTTCCTTCTTTAGGACCTCCCCTACCCCCGTGATCGTCCCGCCGGTACCCACGCCGGCGATGAAGACGTCCGGGACCCCGCCCAAGGCCTCGAGGATCTCGGGGCCCGTGGTGCGGCGGTGCACCTCGGGGTTGGCGGGGTTCTTGAATTGCTGCGGCATGAAGACCTTCGATTCTTTTTCCGCCAGCTCGGTGGCGCGCTCGATGGCGCCGCGCATGCCCTTGGGGCCGGGCGTCAAGACCAGCTCGGCGCCGAAGGCCCGCAGCATCAACTTGCGCTCCTGGCTCATCGTCTCGGGCATGGTGAGGATCAGGCGGTAGCCCCGCGCGGCGCAGGTCATGGCAAGGCCGATGCCGGTGTTGCCGCTGGTCGGCTCGATGATGACGGTCTCGGGGGTGATCAGGCCGCGCTGCTCGCCGTCGAGGATCATGTTGAGGCCGATCCGGTCCTTCACGCTGCCGGCCGGGTTTTCGCTTTCCATCTTGCCCCAGAGCTCGGCGGCATTGTCCGAGACCAGGCGCTGGATGCGCACCATCGGGGTGTTGAAGACCAGTTCGAGGATGTTTTTTCCGATGCGCGGCATGGGGCACCTCTTAATGAATTTCGGGTTGCTCGGGCAGGCGGTTGAGCTCTTCGGAGAGCTTGACCTCGGGGAGGACGTTCTTCTCGCGGGCCAGGGAGTCGCGCAGCTCGTCGATTTCCTTTTCGAGCTCGCGGATAGTCTTGTTCTTCATCTTGACCTCGCGGGAGCGGGTGAAGGCGTTGACCGCGCCAATCAGGGCCGCGAACAGCATGCCCAAGGTGAAGCTGATGATGAGCAGGTAGCCGACCGGGAAGTCGATGGACTCGAGGTACAGGAAGGGCGGCATGTTGAACTTGAAGCTCACCAGCGTCGCCAGGCTCTGCGACTGGGAGGTCGAGTTGGTGATGAAGAAATTGGCGATGACGAAGATGATGAGCGCCGCGAGGATGACTTTGACAAAACGCCAGATGGCCATGGGGGCCTCCTATCGGTTTTTGTTCTTTCGGACGATCTTAGTGATCACGGGTGCGAGCCGGTCGTAGGTCTCCCACAAATACTCGATCATGGTCTTGGTCTCGGCCAGGACCGGCATCCAATTGGTGTCCCCCACCCAGCGCGGGACGACGTGCAGGTGCAGGTGGTCCCGGATCCCGGCGCCCCCTGCGGCACCCAGGTTGATCCCTAAATTATGCCCCTGCGGGAACATAGTCTTCTCGAGGGCCTTCACCGCGAGGCCCGAGAGCTCGACCATCTCGGCCTGTTCCGCGGGCTTGAGCCTCGCCAGGTCCTTGGTGTGCCGGTAAGGCACCACCATCAGGTGGCCGTTGTTGTAAGGGTAGCGGTTGAGAATGATGAAGTTGTGCCGGCCGCGGTGCAGGATGAGGTTGTTGCGGTCGTCCTTCTTGCGCGGCAGCTTGCAGAAAATGCAGCCCTTCTCCCGGGGGCCCAGGATGAATTCTTTTCTCCAGGGCGCCCAGAGGTTTTTCATTCGCCGCTCACCTTTTGCTTGGGCTCGGCGCCTTCGGCCTCGGGCCCGCCGTTGATGCGTTCTTTCAATTCTTTGCCGACCTTGAAGAAGGGGACGCGGCGCGTGGTGACGAAGACCTTCTCGCCGCTCTTGGGGTTGCGGCCTTGCCGGGCCTGCCGGGTGCGCACCTCGAAGCTGCCGAAGCCGCGGATCTCGATGCGGTCGCCCTTGCTGAGAGACTCGGTCATCTTGTCGAAGACGGTGTCGACGATGAGATCGACTTCCTTGCGGGAGAGCGTCTTCAGTTGCTCGGTCAGGATTTCGACCAGATCGCTTTTGTTCATGGCATGATCCCCTTTGTCCAATAAAGTGCGCGACCCTCGCGCAGGAAGTAAATCCATTTCAGCAGCCGGGACTCGACCTGCTCGTCGGCCAGGATTTCGAAGAGACCGGGCTTTTTCTTCTTCGGGTAGTGGAGCTCGGGCTCCTCCGTCCAACCCAGCATTTCCTTGGCCAGGTCGACCGCCCTTTGCTGGCCGCCCAGCTCGTCGACCAGCTTGAGCTTTTGCGCCTGCTCGCCCGTGAAGACGCGGCCGTCGGCCAGCTTGTCGACCTCCTCGATCGGGAGATTGCGCCCTTTCGCCACCGCCTCCTTGAATTGGCGGTGCATGTCCTCGAGGATGTTCTGCAAGTAGGCCCTGTCCTCGGGCGTCAGCTCACGCAGCGGGCTGCCGACGTCTTTCATCTTGCCCGACTTGAGCACCTCGGCGCGCACCTTGAGGAAGCTCAAGAGCTGCTCGATGTTGGCGTAATCCATCAGGACGCCGATGCTGCCGGTGATCGTGCCCGGAAGGGCGACGATCTTGTCGGCCGCGGCCGCGATGTAATAGCCGCCCGACGCCGCCACCGTCCCCATCGAGACGATGACCTTTTTCTTCTCCTTCACCCGAAGGACCGCCTGGTAGATCTCTTGCGAGGGGCTCACCGCCCCGCCCGGAGAATCGATTCGCAGGATCAAGGCCTTCAGGTCGTCGTTTTTATAGACCCGATTGAGCTCGTCCAGGGTCTCCTTCGGGTCGAAGATGCCGCCCTTGATCTCGACCACGGCCAGGGAATTTTTGCCGAAGATCGAGCCGCCCTCCCCCTCCGAGACCAGGGCGATGGCGAGGAGGAACATCGCCGCCGACAGGCCGACGAGGGCGAAACTGAGAATGAACAGCCAGAAGCTTTTTCCCTTCATTTAAGAAACACCGCCGTAGGGGGCGTTCGTGAACGCCCCCTACGATGTTGGCGCTCCGGTCGGCCGCGGGGCCGCCGGGGCGCCGGAAATGTGCCGGATTAATTCTTCGACAAGACGTCCGACAGGGTCGCCGTAGCGTCGCCCTGCTTGGCGCGGAAGTCCTCGAGGGCCTGCTTCTCGGTCGACTTGTGGTAGGCGCGGATGCTGAGCACCACGCGATGTTCCTTGTCGTCGATGTTCGTGACCTGGGCCTCGATCTCGTCGCCCACCGCCGGAGACTCGCCGTCGAGCTCTTTGTTGGGGATGAAGCCTTGGACCTCGTCGCCCATGTCGAGGCTGACGCCGTGGTTTTCGACCGCGGTGACCTTGCCCTTGACGTGGCTGCCGGGCGCGAAACCCCGGATGATCTTCTGGAAGGGGTCTTCGTCGAGCTGCTTGACGCCCAGGGAGAAGCGTTCGTTTTCTTGGTCGATGTTGAGCACCACAGCCTCGACCTCTTGGCCCTTCTGATAGATCTCGGAGGGGTGTTTGGCCTTGTGGGCCCAGGAGAAGTCGCTGACGTGCACCAGGCCGTCGATGCCCTCTTCGATGCCGATGAAGACGCCGAAGTCGGTGACGTTTTTGACCACGCCCTTGACCCGCGAGCCGAGCGGGTACTTCTGCTGCAGCTGGCTCCAGGGGTTGGGCTCGATCTGCTTCATGCCGAGTGAGATGCGGCGGCTGTTGGAGTCGAAGTCGAGGACGACCGCCTCGATGAAGTCGCCGACGTTGACGATTTTGGAGGGGTGCTTCACCTTCTTGAGCCAGCTCATCTCGCTGACGTGCACCAGGCCCTCGACTCCCTCTTCGAGCTCGACGAAGGCGCCGTAATCCGTGACGTTGACGACTTTGCCTTTAAGCCGCGTCCCGACGGTGTATTTTTCGGGGACGCTCTCCCAAGGATCGGGGAGCAGCTGCTTTAAGCCCAGGCTGACCTTGTGGCTGTCCTGGTCGAACTTGAGGACGACGACCTTGAGGGTTTGGCCCAGCGCGACGACCTCGGAGGGGTGGTTGATGCGGCCCCAGGTCATGTCGGTGATGTGCAGCAAGCCGTCGATGCCGCCCAAGTCGATGAAGGCGCCGTAGTCGGTGATGTTTTTGACTTGGCCCTCGACCACCTGCCCTTCGGCGATATTCTTGAGCAGCTCGGCCTTTTGCACCTCGCGCTCCAGCTCGAGGATGGCGCGGCGGGACAACACGACGTTGCCCTTGGCCTTGTTGAGCTTGAGGATCTTGAAGCGGAACTTTTTGCCGATCAGCCGGTCGAGGCTTTTGACCGGCTTGAGGTCGATCTGCGAGCCCGGGAGGAAGGCGCGCACGCCGCCCACGTTGACGACCATGCCGCCCTTGATCTTGTTGATGATGACGCCTTCGATGATGCCGTTTTCTTTTTCGACCTCGGCCAGCTTGTCCCAGGCCTGGAGGGCGTCCGCCTTCTCCTTGCTGAGTACGACCATGCCGGATTCGTCTTCCGCGGCCTCAAAGACCACATCCACCTTATCACCGGGTTGGACCGTGACTTCTCCGTCCAGATTGCGAAATTCGTCGATGTTGATCTGCCCCTCCGACTTGAAGCCGATGTCGACCATGACATAGTCGCGAGTGACCTTGACCACGGTGCCTTTAACGAGTTCGCCCTCGTTAAGGGGATGTTTTTTAAGGGATTCTTCAAAAAGAGCCCCAAAGTCTTCGATTTGATTTTGCATATTACAGTTTAAAAACCTCCTGGGTTTCTGAATTTTACCTTGAAAAAGGTCGGCGGACTATAGTGGCTTTGCCTAAACGTGTCAAAAAGAAAATGCCTAGTTTCTGGATAGTTAGGGGCGGGGTTCAGCCCTCAAACTCGACCTTGGCGCCCAGGGATTGGAGCTGGTCGAAGAAATTGGGATAGGAGGTCTGTACGCAGTCCACGTCGAGGACCCGGGAGGGCCTGGGCGCTCGGGTGGCGGCGACGGCCATGCTCATGGCCACCCGGTGGTCGGTGCCGCTCTCGAAGTCGCCCGCCTGAAAGTTCGCCGGTCCCGTCACGTCGATGCCGTCCGACACTCCCCTCGCCTTCACCCCCAGCTTGGCCAGCTCGCGTTCCATGGCCGCGATGCGGTCCGTCTCCTTGACCCGCAACTCCTCGGCGTCCCGCACCTCGGTGGTCCCCTGGGCGGCCGCGGCGGCGATGCAGAGGATGGGGATCTCGTCGATCAACCTCGGGATTAAGGCCCCGGAGATCCGGGCGGCCCTTAAGGGGGCGGAGCGGACGCGCAGGTCGGC
This window encodes:
- the cysK gene encoding cysteine synthase A; translation: MPRIGKNILELVFNTPMVRIQRLVSDNAAELWGKMESENPAGSVKDRIGLNMILDGEQRGLITPETVIIEPTSGNTGIGLAMTCAARGYRLILTMPETMSQERKLMLRAFGAELVLTPGPKGMRGAIERATELAEKESKVFMPQQFKNPANPEVHRRTTGPEILEALGGVPDVFIAGVGTGGTITGVGEVLKKENPKVRIVAIEPTESPVLSGGKPGPHKIQGIGAGFVPEILNRDVIDEVIQVSYEEAKKVSRALAEKEGIFVGISSGAAIHASIALAEQLGKGKRIVTILPSTGERYLSTGLFDPM
- a CDS encoding LapA family protein; protein product: MAIWRFVKVILAALIIFVIANFFITNSTSQSQSLATLVSFKFNMPPFLYLESIDFPVGYLLIISFTLGMLFAALIGAVNAFTRSREVKMKNKTIRELEKEIDELRDSLAREKNVLPEVKLSEELNRLPEQPEIH
- a CDS encoding HIT domain-containing protein; its protein translation is MKNLWAPWRKEFILGPREKGCIFCKLPRKKDDRNNLILHRGRHNFIILNRYPYNNGHLMVVPYRHTKDLARLKPAEQAEMVELSGLAVKALEKTMFPQGHNLGINLGAAGGAGIRDHLHLHVVPRWVGDTNWMPVLAETKTMIEYLWETYDRLAPVITKIVRKNKNR
- the sppA gene encoding signal peptide peptidase SppA — protein: MKGKSFWLFILSFALVGLSAAMFLLAIALVSEGEGGSIFGKNSLAVVEIKGGIFDPKETLDELNRVYKNDDLKALILRIDSPGGAVSPSQEIYQAVLRVKEKKKVIVSMGTVAASGGYYIAAAADKIVALPGTITGSIGVLMDYANIEQLLSFLKVRAEVLKSGKMKDVGSPLRELTPEDRAYLQNILEDMHRQFKEAVAKGRNLPIEEVDKLADGRVFTGEQAQKLKLVDELGGQQRAVDLAKEMLGWTEEPELHYPKKKKPGLFEILADEQVESRLLKWIYFLREGRALYWTKGIMP
- a CDS encoding integration host factor subunit beta, with product MNKSDLVEILTEQLKTLSRKEVDLIVDTVFDKMTESLSKGDRIEIRGFGSFEVRTRQARQGRNPKSGEKVFVTTRRVPFFKVGKELKERINGGPEAEGAEPKQKVSGE
- a CDS encoding 30S ribosomal protein S1, with translation MQNQIEDFGALFEESLKKHPLNEGELVKGTVVKVTRDYVMVDIGFKSEGQINIDEFRNLDGEVTVQPGDKVDVVFEAAEDESGMVVLSKEKADALQAWDKLAEVEKENGIIEGVIINKIKGGMVVNVGGVRAFLPGSQIDLKPVKSLDRLIGKKFRFKILKLNKAKGNVVLSRRAILELEREVQKAELLKNIAEGQVVEGQVKNITDYGAFIDLGGIDGLLHITDMTWGRINHPSEVVALGQTLKVVVLKFDQDSHKVSLGLKQLLPDPWESVPEKYTVGTRLKGKVVNVTDYGAFVELEEGVEGLVHVSEMSWLKKVKHPSKIVNVGDFIEAVVLDFDSNSRRISLGMKQIEPNPWSQLQQKYPLGSRVKGVVKNVTDFGVFIGIEEGIDGLVHVSDFSWAHKAKHPSEIYQKGQEVEAVVLNIDQENERFSLGVKQLDEDPFQKIIRGFAPGSHVKGKVTAVENHGVSLDMGDEVQGFIPNKELDGESPAVGDEIEAQVTNIDDKEHRVVLSIRAYHKSTEKQALEDFRAKQGDATATLSDVLSKN